In the Deltaproteobacteria bacterium genome, GGTGGAGAAGAAACCCGATGGCCTAGCCGTCCGACACCTGGGGAGTGTCAGCTTCGTCCCCATGATAGGTGAGGCCCGGAAAGGAAAATGAGACGACCCCTCCTACAAGATAGACCGTTCCCGCCGCCGTGAAGACCCCTGAAAAGCCTACCACCAGTGCCAAGGCAGCGGAAAGGACGGCACCGATTACGGAAAAGCAGCCATTGGCACACCAGGCCCAGGCAATAACGGGCGGGTCGGTCCTTTTCAAAAGCCTGACACCCAGGGGGAAGGGCATCCCCATAACCAGACCAAGAGGCGTGACCAGCAAGAGGGCAATGGCCACACGAATCCCGATTCCGAACCCGAGGAAGCGGTCCACCGCCGGGGGGAGGATCAAGAGATACCCCCAGATCAGAAGACCTACAACGAAACAGATTGCCGACAGGAAAGCTCTCAACCTACGATCCGCCACCCTTTGGGATAGGAGGCTCCCGATGCCGGATGATACCAACAGTCCGGAAGTGACCGTGGCCATTGCATAGACAGGATGGTCGAGAAAGAGAATCAATTTCTGAATCAGGACGATCTCCGCCAGCATGTAACCCAACCCCAGAGAGGCGAAGTAGGCAAGGACCGAGGCCCGGCCACTGCGTCTTCCTTTTGAATTGCTTCGCTTTCTCAGGAGGAGCGGCAATAGAATGAGGAGGGCAGAGGCGGCAATCGACTCCACCAGAACAACCGGGACCAGGTACCCCCCCTCCAGAAAGGGCTGCCATTTCTCGTGGATCGCCCTGTAAAGGGGAACCATCTTCTGCCATCTGAAGAAGTTGAAAAAAAAGGGGTCGTCGTCTGTAACAGGCCTCAAGTCAAAGAGATACTCCCGGAAAAGACGCTTCCTGGTTTCCTCGGAAAGGAGACTCCGAACCATTTCGAAGTAGATGGGGCGGGAGAATCGATTGAACCTGTTGGCATCAACCTCCTCTATGCCGGGGAAGTAGACCGTGTCGAACCTCTCCCTTTCACAAAAATCCTTCACCCTCTGGATGTCCCTCCGGGAGAAAGGGGTCCTTTTCAATAGGAGGGTAAAAGTACCCCAGCTCCGGATTGCGGTCAGGTGGAGTTCCGGCCCGGGAACCCCGATCCTGGCAAGGGCCGCCAAGACGAGTTGAACCAGCCTTATCTCCTGCCTGGGAGGGGGCAGCAGATACTGGGTAACCGAGAAAATCCCCTCCGGTTTCAAGTGGTTGAAGGCGTCTATTACGGCCTCCACCGTGAACATGTAGCTCTCCCGAATCCCCCCTATTCCAGTCGACGACGCTCCGAGGCTGCTGAGGGGTGAGTACTGGATCAGGTCATAGGAGAGCCCGGTCTGCCTGAGAAAACTCCGGCCGCTCTTCACGGAAGCAACCACCCTGGGATCCCTGAATAGATGGCCACCGAAGGCCCCATAATCTTCGGAGACCATCTCAAGCACAAGGGGATTGTCGAAGACCGCGTCGATTCTCTTGGCTCCCATGACCAAGCCCATCAGTACATCGAGCCCACCTCCGGGGTCAATCACCAGAACCCGGTCCCTCTCTCCTATCCAGTAGGCAAGGGACCCGGGCAGATGAGAGACAAAAGCCACAGGAGCCTTTCGGCCGTCGTAGCGGGTGATGGCCGTCATGTTGTCCCCGTCGACGGCCACCCCGAGCTGTGGGGGGAGAGGTTTCTGAAAACCGAGGCTCAGTCCTGGAGCGAATCGAACTGCAGGACTCTCGACCACATCGACCCGCGAGAAGGCGTTCCATCTGGTCTCGAGGATCCTGGCCGCGGGGTGCCAGAGGGCCACCTTGAGACTCTTGTAAGGCGAGATCCTCGTCTCGAGCACGCCCGGTTTCATCCACAGCAACAGGGCCATGGACGCCAGCACCACTGAAGAAACAATCGTGGTCCACCGGCGGGAGAGACTCCTCAACCCGAAGATCAACCCTCCCAGTCCAGCTATCATGGCAGGGACGACAACCGCCCCCTGCCCGCCAAACCGGTCGAAGAGAACGAGAATCAAGAGAGCCCCGCCCCCTGCTCCGGCAAGATCGAAGAAGTAAATCGTCCCCGCTTCCTCGGCGAGATAGACGAGGGCAGCCGAGACGCAGAGGCCGGAAAAGAAAAAGGGGAGGCTCAACAAGAGGTAGTCAGCGAGCAGGTATAGAAGCTGAAAACGATCCCAGGACATACGGAAGGGGTCAAAGGGGATGTTGTTCGCCCCCGCATATGCCCCCACACAGGTTATGGAAAAAAGCATGGCCGAGAAGGCCAACAATCGGGCCGGTCCTTTGCGGAGAAGAGACGGAAAGACAGTCAGAAAAGAGCCGCTCGCCCCGTATCCGAGCAGGGCCAGGCTTACCACCATGAAGGCGAAATGGTGGGAGAGGGCTACCGAGAAGAGCCGGCTCAAGACGAGTTCAAAGGAGAGAGCCGCAAGAGAAACCAGGAAAACGCCCGCACACATGGAGAGGCGTGTTCCTTCCTTCATGACGAGATCCCCAGGGGACTTCCGGATTCAAGACCCTGTCACCAGAGAAAAACAGATTGCGAGAGACTCGGGGATTTCAGACAAAGCCCTGCCAGCAAGGCACCCGCGGTGATGCCCGGCAGTCACCCTCCCTGGTCCTTTTTGTCCGGCTTCTCTTCCTTCTCTTTGTAAAGGGCCACGACACTCACCACCTCGATTCCCGCCCCCTTGAGGGCTTTCCGAACCTCGCCCTCCGTCGTGTCTCTCACCTTCACAATCAGATTCAGCTTTCCCATGGTGCTGCTTCTCCACTCCCCGGGCCCGGCTCGCTTCTGCTTTCGCGCTTCTAGCCGGAACCCGGATTCATGTCCCTGTCTTCCCGCTCCCGTTCATAATACCGCTTCACATAATCCTCGACGACCCGGAGGGCATCCAGGCCGAGGTACCGGGCATATTCCCTGATAAAGCCCTTCAGATAGACCAGGGCCGGAAGGCGACCGTAGTTCTCCTCCTCGATCAGGCGGAGGTTTGTACCGCTTATCTTGGTCCGCCTCGAGATCTCATTGAGATCGATTCCGAGGGTTTCCCGGATTCTTCTAAGAGCCGGCCCGCTGTACTCGAACCCTTCCTCGGAAATTATCCCTTCGATCTTCTCCCGCTCGTCTTGCCCCGGACGCTCCTGGCCGCCCGGGTTGACATGATTCGCCGAACGCAGCAGATCGCCGTCAATGAGGGACCCTCCCCCTGCCCTCCCCTCTCCCTCGACACGGCCGATGAGCTTGTCGTACTCCCGCCGGGTCCTGTCGTTGCCGATCGTTTCATATGCCTTGTCGATGAGCCTGGACACCTCCCGAATCTCGTCCTCCTCCAGGAGCGAATAGACGGCAATCGAGTCACGGCTGTAGGTCTTCTTTGCCCGCTCATAGGCCTCTCGGATCTCACTCTGACTCGCCCGAGGATCGACTTCGAGGATTTCGTAATAGTTCAGGTTTTCGAGACGCTTCACGGCTGCTACCCAGAGGCGGCTTGCTCTTGCCTTATGAGCCTGTTT is a window encoding:
- a CDS encoding helix-turn-helix domain-containing protein is translated as MKRLENLNYYEILEVDPRASQSEIREAYERAKKTYSRDSIAVYSLLEEDEIREVSRLIDKAYETIGNDRTRREYDKLIGRVEGEGRAGGGSLIDGDLLRSANHVNPGGQERPGQDEREKIEGIISEEGFEYSGPALRRIRETLGIDLNEISRRTKISGTNLRLIEEENYGRLPALVYLKGFIREYARYLGLDALRVVEDYVKRYYEREREDRDMNPGSG